Proteins encoded together in one Telopea speciosissima isolate NSW1024214 ecotype Mountain lineage chromosome 4, Tspe_v1, whole genome shotgun sequence window:
- the LOC122657435 gene encoding uncharacterized protein LOC122657435, producing MDREHDSDSSGDSLLPLLVTGYTIQYLKHKRSIDEDSDDGTTSRITKQPMNTRLLTGHTWVFELLSPDRPPRRVRRLFRMSREHFTGLVSALKERGLLANTKNITVEEQLSMAILMMAHNVRNDVIQELFQHSGETVSRHFHNVLAALRTFSREMVQPPSFEETPIQIKSNQKYYPFFANNIGAIDGTHISASIPLAKQVPYISGRKNKVTQNVCAACSFDMCFTFLWAGWEGSAHDNRILWEAINTPRLKFPHPPPGKYYLVDSEYTHMPGYMAPFKNVQYH from the exons ATGGATAGGGAACACGATAGTGATTCCAGTGGTGACTCATTGTTGCCACTTCTTGTAACTGGTTATACAATTCAATATTTGAAGCACAAGCGAAGTATTGATGAAGACAGTGATGATGGAACGACTTCCCGAATTACAAAACAACCAATGAATACACGCCTACTCACAGGTCATACATGGGTCTTTGAATTGCTAAGCCCTGATAGACCTCCAAGAAGGGTTCGTAGACTATTTCGTATGTCTAGGGAGCATTTCACTGGGTTGGTGTCTGCATTGAAAGAACGAGGTTTATTGGCAAACACAAAGAACATTACAGTGGAGGAACAGTTGTCAATGGCCATCTTAATGATGGCTCACAATGTTAGAAATGATGTCATCCAAGAATTGTTTCAGCATTCGGGTGAAACAGTGAGCCGTCACTTCCATAATGTATTGGCAGCCCTACGAACATTCTCTAGAGAGATGGTACAACCACCCTCATTTGAGGAGACACCAATTCAGATCAAATCCAATCAGAAGTATTATCCATTCTTTGCCAATAACATTGGTGCAATAGATGGAACACACATAAGCGCGTCAATTCCACTTGCAAAACAAGTACCATATATATCTGGtagaaaaaataaagttaccCAAAATGTATGTGCTGCATGTTCATTTGACATGTGCTTTACCTTCCTTTGGGCTGGCTGGGAGGGTTCAGCACATGATAACCGAATCTTATGGGAAGCCATCAACACTCCTCGTCTAAAGTTTCCCCATCCACCACCAG GAAAATACTATCTTGTTGATTCTGAATACACACATATGCCTGGGTATATGGCTCCTTTCAAGAATGTTCAATATCATTAA